From the genome of Scytonema hofmannii PCC 7110, one region includes:
- a CDS encoding addiction module protein, with amino-acid sequence MTETAEKLKLELSQLSLQERAELAHFLIHSLDEGVNDDVEAAWDTELTKRLEDIHRGTAIGEPSVQVFSQLREKYS; translated from the coding sequence ATGACTGAGACTGCGGAAAAACTTAAGCTTGAACTTTCTCAACTCTCTCTACAAGAACGTGCTGAACTTGCACACTTTTTGATTCATTCTTTAGATGAAGGTGTAAATGATGATGTAGAGGCTGCTTGGGATACAGAATTAACCAAACGGTTGGAAGATATTCATCGCGGAACGGCGATTGGCGAACCCTCAGTTCAAGTGTTTTCCCAGTTACGCGAGAAGTATTCATGA
- the psb30 gene encoding photosystem II reaction center protein Ycf12/Psb30 → MEALANINWEVIFQLTSVALIMLAGPAVIFVLAFRNGNL, encoded by the coding sequence ATGGAAGCTTTAGCCAATATTAACTGGGAAGTGATTTTCCAGCTGACATCTGTTGCACTCATTATGTTAGCCGGTCCTGCGGTAATTTTTGTTCTAGCATTTCGCAACGGTAACCTTTAA
- a CDS encoding YkgJ family cysteine cluster protein, protein MATWQCVKQCGACCYLDPAERPDLDEYLSPKELELYLSMVGDDGWCVNYDKENRECRIYPNRPRFCRVETEVFQDMYGIEPEELNDFAIDCCHQQIEGVYGDRSLEMLRFDQAVGF, encoded by the coding sequence GTGGCAACTTGGCAATGTGTGAAGCAATGTGGAGCGTGCTGTTATCTCGACCCAGCAGAGCGCCCAGACCTGGATGAGTATCTATCACCTAAAGAATTGGAACTTTACCTGAGTATGGTAGGTGACGACGGGTGGTGTGTGAATTACGACAAGGAGAATCGGGAGTGCCGTATCTACCCAAATCGCCCGCGCTTCTGTCGGGTGGAAACAGAAGTGTTTCAGGATATGTACGGTATAGAACCAGAAGAATTAAACGATTTTGCCATAGACTGCTGTCACCAGCAAATAGAGGGAGTTTATGGCGATCGCAGTTTGGAAATGTTGCGTTTCGACCAAGCTGTTGGTTTCTAG
- a CDS encoding NHLP bacteriocin export ABC transporter permease/ATPase subunit: protein MVIQGQLYIVKGNEPILLDDLDKVWVIQCGSMALFAVTVKDGVIEGTRRYLCTMKQGEALFGTSVNSSDPQRQILAVPIGETQLLQVHQECFSQLLSNADATAIAFGRASLNAWVESWLLQLGSTLSHVATPAIAVRASAPARFSLNNGQTFQPESDVVCWVQLTQGLVRFLGFEELILTSAAQTFPLNDKMWLEAVEGVQLATVTTSEIRDPDIIKAGLSQFHTQLLHCIYLLDEREAQEELQRLRDRQRLNRQVTAEALGELASTLNYQDGNFFLEGTPLLVAAGAVGRAMGVKIRPPARSENLKRVKEPLEAIVRASRIRMRRVLLRDNWWEKDCGPMVAYTQEENRPVALLSVSATSYEIFDPIEQTRVRVDERIAATLAPIAYMFYRSLPDKALKALELLQFALKGRGKELLVILVTGIAVTLLGMLTPQATAILMDNAIPDSDRGLLLQVGLGLLAAALGTAVFQLAQGFAILRLESTSDASTQAAVWDRLLNLPVSFFRQYTTGDLQSRVSSISTIRRQLSGRTLINLITSLFALFYLGQLFYYNFKLALVAVAVAIVAIAVTTISGMLLLRKVRPLLELQGNIFGQTVQLINGISKLHIAGAEERAFACWSKNYSRQVKLELSTQQVEDIVALFNTVMPTLTSGVLFWFTISLLEEAQTSGGIGLSLGTFLAFNTAFGNFIQGATNLSNTVTEVLQVIPQWKRSQPILGSIPEVDLSKADPGKLIGRIVVDRVTFRYRSDGPQTLDDVSIYAEPGEFIALVGGSGSGKSTIFRLLLGFETPEAGSIYYDGQDLSGLDVDAVRRQLGVVLQGGQLTSASIFDNIAGGAQITLDEAWEAARMSGFADDVAAMPMEMHTVISEGGGNLSGGQRQRLLIARALALKPRILLFDEATSALDNKTQAIVSESLEKLQVTRIAIAHRLSTIRNAHRIYVLQGGRVVQQGNFEELTSQEGLFAQLMARQMA, encoded by the coding sequence ATGGTAATACAAGGGCAACTTTATATAGTTAAGGGCAATGAGCCGATACTGCTGGATGACCTAGATAAGGTTTGGGTAATCCAGTGTGGGTCTATGGCGTTGTTTGCCGTTACAGTTAAAGATGGTGTTATAGAAGGCACTCGCCGTTATCTATGCACGATGAAACAGGGTGAAGCACTTTTTGGAACATCTGTCAATTCTTCTGATCCACAACGCCAGATTTTGGCAGTACCGATTGGGGAAACGCAACTGCTACAAGTGCATCAGGAATGTTTCTCGCAGCTGTTAAGTAATGCAGATGCAACGGCGATTGCCTTCGGCAGAGCTTCGCTTAACGCTTGGGTAGAAAGTTGGCTGTTGCAACTTGGCAGTACACTCTCCCATGTTGCGACGCCAGCAATTGCAGTGAGGGCTTCTGCACCAGCACGATTTTCTTTGAACAATGGTCAGACTTTCCAACCTGAATCAGATGTCGTTTGTTGGGTACAGCTGACTCAAGGACTTGTCCGTTTTTTGGGGTTTGAAGAACTGATTTTGACAAGTGCGGCACAAACTTTTCCCCTCAATGACAAAATGTGGTTAGAAGCTGTAGAGGGGGTTCAGCTTGCTACTGTGACCACTTCAGAAATTCGAGACCCAGATATTATCAAAGCAGGGCTATCCCAGTTTCATACTCAACTCCTACACTGCATTTACCTGCTGGATGAACGGGAAGCCCAAGAAGAACTACAGCGTCTGCGCGATCGCCAACGTCTTAATCGTCAAGTCACAGCGGAAGCTCTAGGGGAACTAGCATCCACCCTGAATTATCAAGATGGGAACTTTTTCCTAGAAGGTACACCTTTGTTAGTTGCTGCTGGTGCAGTGGGAAGAGCTATGGGGGTAAAAATCCGCCCTCCCGCTCGTTCAGAAAACCTCAAGCGGGTCAAAGAACCACTCGAAGCAATTGTCCGGGCTTCGCGCATCCGGATGCGGCGAGTTTTGTTGCGGGACAACTGGTGGGAGAAAGATTGCGGTCCAATGGTTGCTTATACGCAGGAAGAAAACCGACCAGTGGCGCTGCTGAGCGTTTCTGCAACTTCCTATGAAATCTTTGACCCCATTGAGCAAACCCGCGTGAGGGTGGATGAACGCATAGCCGCAACGTTGGCTCCAATCGCTTATATGTTTTATCGGTCTTTGCCCGATAAAGCTCTCAAAGCTTTGGAGCTACTCCAGTTTGCACTGAAAGGACGTGGCAAGGAACTGCTTGTCATTTTAGTTACAGGCATTGCCGTCACGCTTTTGGGGATGCTCACACCTCAAGCGACTGCAATTCTTATGGACAATGCGATTCCAGATAGTGACAGAGGATTATTGCTACAGGTAGGATTAGGGCTGCTGGCTGCTGCTTTAGGCACAGCTGTATTTCAGCTAGCTCAAGGCTTTGCTATCTTGCGTTTGGAATCAACTTCTGACGCTTCCACTCAAGCGGCTGTCTGGGATCGACTGCTGAACCTACCAGTATCTTTTTTCCGCCAGTACACAACAGGTGACCTTCAGTCTCGCGTATCTTCAATTAGTACGATCCGTCGCCAACTCAGTGGTAGGACTCTCATAAATCTGATTACTAGCCTCTTTGCATTATTTTACTTGGGGCAGTTGTTTTACTACAATTTCAAATTAGCCCTAGTTGCTGTTGCTGTAGCAATAGTCGCGATCGCTGTTACGACAATCTCTGGTATGCTCCTCCTGCGTAAAGTACGTCCACTGCTGGAATTACAGGGAAATATTTTTGGACAAACGGTGCAATTAATTAATGGCATTTCTAAATTGCATATTGCTGGGGCTGAGGAACGCGCCTTTGCCTGTTGGAGTAAAAACTACAGTCGGCAAGTTAAACTTGAATTGAGCACACAGCAAGTTGAAGATATTGTTGCACTTTTCAATACTGTAATGCCGACACTGACTTCTGGAGTACTTTTTTGGTTTACCATCAGCTTGCTTGAGGAGGCTCAGACTTCAGGAGGTATCGGACTATCCCTTGGCACCTTCCTCGCTTTCAATACAGCCTTTGGCAATTTTATTCAGGGAGCCACAAACCTGAGCAATACAGTTACTGAGGTTTTGCAAGTCATTCCTCAGTGGAAACGCTCCCAGCCAATTCTAGGAAGCATACCGGAAGTGGATCTGAGCAAAGCCGATCCTGGTAAGCTCATCGGTAGAATTGTTGTGGATCGTGTTACTTTCCGCTACCGGAGTGATGGACCGCAGACGCTGGATGATGTAAGTATTTATGCAGAACCTGGAGAGTTTATTGCGTTGGTAGGAGGCTCTGGCAGTGGGAAATCAACCATATTCCGATTATTGCTGGGATTTGAAACTCCAGAAGCTGGTAGCATTTACTACGACGGTCAAGACCTGTCTGGGTTAGATGTTGACGCAGTGCGCCGTCAATTGGGTGTTGTTTTGCAAGGTGGTCAGTTAACATCAGCTTCCATTTTTGATAATATCGCTGGTGGTGCTCAAATTACTTTGGATGAAGCCTGGGAAGCAGCCCGGATGTCTGGGTTTGCTGATGATGTTGCAGCCATGCCAATGGAAATGCATACAGTAATTAGTGAAGGTGGTGGCAATCTTTCTGGAGGACAACGGCAGAGGTTACTCATTGCTCGCGCTTTGGCATTGAAACCCCGAATTTTGCTATTCGATGAGGCTACTAGTGCTTTAGATAACAAAACCCAAGCAATTGTCAGTGAAAGTTTAGAAAAGCTACAAGTAACCCGGATAGCGATCGCCCATCGACTTAGCACTATTCGCAATGCCCATCGCATTTATGTACTCCAAGGTGGTCGAGTTGTACAACAAGGCAATTTTGAGGAATTAACTTCTCAGGAAGGATTGTTTGCCCAGTTGATGGCTCGACAAATGGCTTAA
- a CDS encoding NHLP family bacteriocin export ABC transporter peptidase/permease/ATPase subunit, giving the protein MVSTNPTLETPIHLLRHLQTLINNRGRRRVKTPTLLQMEAVECGAAALGIILGYYRRIVPLPELRRECGVSRDGSKASNVLKAARSYGLQAKGFKKELQQLQDLRPPYIVFWNFNHFLVVEGFSKERVYLNDPATGPRTISQQEFDEGYTGVVLVMEPGTEFTKGGRKPSMLTALWERLHGAAGALVYCLIAGFLLTLVGLAVPIFSQVFVDDILVQQRQHWLRPLLLGMAIAAVLQGSLTLLRLRYLRRLKIKLSVGMSSRFLWHILRLPVGFYAQRFAGEISNRTTLNDEVADVLSGKLATTGIDTVMVIFYALVMLQYDWVLSLIVVSFAAINVLTLQWISRQRVDANQRLIQEYGKAAGASIAALQSIETLKASGLESDFFSRWSGYYTKAINSQQELGVTNQIFSVLPMLLSALSSMLLLIVGGLRVMDGHLSIGMLIAFQGLMHSFQQPVNNLVNFGSTLQELEGNLIRLDDVLDNPIDPIIEHRRGGEGGDKGTNSSLSPRLQGYVELHNITFGYSRLEPPLIENLNLSVQPGQRVALVGGSGSGKSTVAKVISGLYQPWAGEILFDGKSREQIPHQVLTNSVAMVEQDILLFGGTVRDNLTLWDTTVPDKSLIRACQDAAIADVVLSMSGGFDGELIEGAANLSGGQRQRLEIARALVNNPSILVMDEATSALDAETEKIIDENLRQRGCTCIIVAHRLSTIRDCDEIIVLERGKVVQRGTHQQLWHVEGVYSRLIRTEGEALQAE; this is encoded by the coding sequence GTGGTATCTACTAATCCAACTTTAGAAACACCGATTCATCTTTTGCGGCACCTGCAAACATTGATTAATAATAGAGGCAGGCGACGCGTAAAGACTCCCACTCTCTTACAAATGGAGGCTGTGGAATGTGGTGCTGCTGCGTTAGGAATTATTTTAGGTTACTACCGTCGGATTGTACCACTGCCAGAACTGCGTCGAGAGTGTGGAGTTTCCCGCGATGGCAGCAAGGCGTCTAATGTGCTCAAAGCTGCCAGAAGCTACGGACTCCAAGCGAAAGGTTTTAAAAAAGAACTACAGCAACTGCAAGACCTGCGTCCTCCTTATATTGTGTTCTGGAACTTCAACCACTTCCTGGTAGTGGAGGGATTTAGCAAAGAACGCGTTTATCTCAATGACCCCGCCACTGGACCGCGTACTATATCCCAACAGGAATTTGACGAGGGGTATACTGGAGTGGTGCTGGTCATGGAACCAGGTACTGAGTTCACCAAAGGTGGTCGCAAACCCAGTATGTTAACAGCGCTGTGGGAACGGCTACACGGTGCTGCTGGTGCTTTAGTTTACTGCCTAATTGCGGGTTTTTTATTAACTCTTGTCGGGCTGGCGGTACCCATATTTAGCCAAGTGTTTGTAGACGACATTTTGGTGCAGCAACGACAGCACTGGCTGCGTCCACTGCTTTTGGGAATGGCGATCGCAGCCGTACTCCAGGGGTCGCTAACATTACTGCGGTTACGGTACCTGCGTCGCTTGAAAATCAAGTTGTCTGTCGGAATGTCCAGTCGCTTTCTCTGGCACATCCTGCGTTTACCTGTTGGTTTTTACGCGCAACGCTTTGCCGGAGAAATTAGCAATCGCACCACTCTTAACGACGAAGTTGCTGATGTCCTTTCCGGAAAGTTGGCAACTACAGGCATCGACACGGTAATGGTAATTTTTTACGCCCTAGTCATGCTTCAGTATGACTGGGTACTGAGCTTAATTGTAGTTAGTTTTGCTGCCATAAATGTGTTAACATTACAGTGGATTTCCCGACAACGGGTAGACGCCAATCAGCGACTGATACAAGAGTATGGCAAAGCTGCTGGTGCTTCCATTGCCGCTCTTCAAAGTATAGAAACACTCAAGGCATCTGGGTTAGAGTCAGATTTCTTTTCCCGATGGTCAGGTTACTACACCAAAGCTATCAATTCCCAGCAAGAGCTTGGTGTCACAAACCAGATTTTCTCAGTATTACCCATGCTCTTATCAGCCCTCTCGTCCATGCTCTTGTTGATTGTAGGCGGTTTGCGGGTGATGGATGGACACCTTAGTATTGGGATGCTTATAGCCTTTCAAGGTTTAATGCACAGTTTTCAGCAACCTGTGAACAATCTCGTCAACTTCGGTAGTACTCTTCAAGAACTGGAGGGCAATTTAATTCGCCTAGATGATGTGCTGGACAACCCTATCGATCCGATAATAGAGCACAGGAGAGGGGGAGAAGGGGGAGATAAAGGAACAAATTCTTCCTTGTCTCCTCGTCTACAGGGGTATGTCGAGTTGCACAACATCACATTTGGCTATAGCCGCCTAGAACCCCCCTTGATTGAAAACTTAAACCTCTCCGTTCAACCCGGACAGCGAGTCGCGTTGGTAGGTGGGAGCGGTTCTGGCAAATCTACTGTTGCCAAAGTGATAAGCGGGCTTTATCAACCTTGGGCGGGAGAAATTTTGTTTGATGGTAAATCCAGAGAGCAGATTCCGCATCAAGTACTGACTAACTCTGTTGCAATGGTAGAACAGGATATCCTGCTATTTGGCGGAACCGTCAGGGATAATTTAACCTTATGGGATACTACGGTACCAGACAAAAGCTTGATTCGAGCTTGTCAGGATGCAGCGATCGCCGATGTGGTTCTTTCTATGTCTGGTGGGTTCGATGGAGAACTGATAGAAGGTGCTGCTAATTTAAGTGGAGGTCAGCGACAGCGGCTGGAAATAGCACGCGCTTTGGTGAACAACCCCTCCATACTCGTCATGGATGAAGCTACTAGCGCCTTGGATGCGGAAACCGAAAAAATCATTGACGAGAATCTGCGGCAGCGGGGATGCACTTGCATTATCGTGGCACACCGCTTAAGCACCATCCGGGATTGTGATGAAATCATTGTCCTAGAACGAGGAAAGGTGGTACAACGAGGCACTCACCAACAATTGTGGCACGTAGAGGGAGTTTACTCGCGGTTAATTCGCACCGAAGGTGAAGCGCTACAGGCGGAGTGA
- a CDS encoding NHLP bacteriocin system secretion protein, whose protein sequence is MLDQKRSLFRKESIERLSSPERLDQLMQVVSPKSWLPLTALGSLVAVAIVWSIYGRIPITVEGRGVVIYPRKVVPLQSKSAGQLLALDVKVGDVVKKGQVLATIDQVDLRKQLQLVRAKLVQLEEQDRNASSLQVQRQQLDRKAIQEQRLSLKQKLKIVQDLTPILREKGLMSIQRERQNLQQRLQILRGLLPTYKKRLDNRQMLFKQGAVADDTVLQARQQYDDARVNIDEAEAQLKQLDVKEADAQQQYLSNLNEIKNIQAQLQEQESKEANLAQQDLQTLTVRKNEIQEVTREIAKLEQQLSNNSQIISQHNGRILELTVTPGQVVNAGTRLATVEAENPSNKLVGVTYFPVAEGKKIQSGMAIQITPQTVKRERFGGIVGTVTSISRFPITKEAAANEVGNPEVVEGLISQKQEGLMQVFAELQTDSTFSGYKWSSSTGPHLKISPGTTTVVRVQVDERAPITFVLPILRSFSGIY, encoded by the coding sequence ATGTTAGACCAAAAGCGCAGTTTATTTAGAAAAGAATCAATTGAACGTTTATCTTCCCCTGAAAGACTAGACCAACTCATGCAGGTGGTTAGTCCTAAAAGCTGGCTACCTCTAACCGCCTTAGGTTCTCTGGTAGCAGTTGCTATCGTTTGGAGTATTTACGGACGCATCCCCATCACTGTCGAGGGTCGAGGGGTAGTCATTTACCCCCGCAAAGTTGTGCCACTGCAATCGAAAAGCGCAGGGCAATTACTTGCTCTTGATGTCAAAGTTGGGGATGTTGTTAAAAAGGGGCAGGTGCTAGCGACAATTGACCAAGTTGATTTACGCAAGCAGCTACAATTAGTACGCGCCAAACTAGTCCAACTAGAAGAGCAAGATCGTAACGCTAGCTCGCTCCAAGTGCAACGTCAACAACTTGACAGAAAAGCAATCCAAGAACAACGCCTGTCTCTTAAGCAAAAACTAAAGATCGTGCAGGATTTGACACCTATTTTGAGGGAGAAAGGGCTGATGTCAATCCAGCGCGAGCGTCAGAACTTACAACAACGCTTGCAAATACTCCGGGGGCTGCTTCCTACTTACAAGAAGAGATTGGACAATCGCCAGATGCTATTTAAACAGGGAGCGGTTGCCGATGATACGGTGCTACAAGCGCGGCAGCAATATGACGATGCCCGCGTAAACATTGATGAAGCTGAAGCTCAGTTGAAGCAACTTGATGTTAAAGAAGCAGATGCACAACAGCAATACCTCTCGAACCTGAACGAAATCAAAAATATCCAAGCCCAGTTGCAAGAACAGGAAAGTAAAGAAGCCAATCTAGCTCAACAAGACCTACAAACTTTAACAGTCCGGAAAAACGAAATTCAAGAAGTTACGCGCGAGATTGCCAAACTCGAACAACAACTCAGCAATAACAGCCAGATTATCAGCCAACATAACGGACGCATTCTCGAACTCACTGTTACGCCTGGGCAAGTCGTCAATGCGGGAACCCGCTTGGCAACCGTGGAGGCGGAGAATCCATCCAACAAGCTGGTTGGCGTCACCTATTTTCCGGTTGCGGAAGGCAAGAAAATTCAGTCGGGTATGGCAATCCAAATTACCCCCCAAACTGTCAAACGAGAACGCTTTGGCGGCATTGTGGGTACTGTAACCAGTATCTCACGGTTTCCTATTACAAAAGAGGCAGCCGCTAATGAGGTGGGCAATCCAGAAGTGGTAGAAGGTCTGATATCTCAAAAACAGGAAGGTCTAATGCAAGTCTTCGCTGAGCTACAGACGGATTCCACCTTCAGTGGCTACAAGTGGTCTTCTTCCACTGGACCGCACTTAAAAATCTCTCCTGGAACTACCACTGTTGTTCGAGTTCAGGTGGATGAACGCGCTCCTATCACCTTCGTTTTACCTATTTTGAGGTCTTTCAGTGGTATCTACTAA
- a CDS encoding cyclic nucleotide-binding domain-containing protein → MTEVLLQELSNSDIDWMIATGRQREIPANTVLLHPGKAADSLHILLDGNLTVSVSSTDNNPLARAFAAIEGSETSGREIARLSSGEVVGEIPFVGVRPSATTVKATEKSLVMSIPQQHLAAKLQQDVGFASRFYRAIAILFSDRLQSIINRFGRSNFAQSQPLRDVLFILSELHDSDIDWIVGCGTQQRIPAHTVLINERGVVDALYILLGGTMSLSVSGDSRNPLARAFAAIEGDDFSGFEIARLSKGEIVGETPFIDGRLPSATVKTLEDSFVLSISRQQLAAKLLQDIGFASRFYRVIATLLSHRLQGMLSSLGYGRRVYSKGQPLDENVEYEDELDVSVLDRMALAGKRFDWMQGRLKVS, encoded by the coding sequence ATGACAGAAGTTCTCCTACAAGAATTGAGTAATAGCGACATCGATTGGATGATTGCTACAGGGCGTCAGCGAGAAATACCTGCCAACACTGTACTCCTTCACCCAGGAAAAGCTGCCGATAGTCTGCATATCCTACTAGATGGAAATTTAACAGTTAGCGTCTCAAGTACTGACAACAATCCTCTGGCTCGTGCTTTTGCAGCCATAGAGGGTAGTGAAACTTCAGGACGGGAGATTGCTAGGTTATCCAGTGGTGAGGTCGTGGGAGAAATCCCTTTTGTAGGTGTCCGTCCGTCCGCCACTACGGTTAAGGCTACTGAAAAGTCCCTGGTGATGTCAATTCCCCAACAGCATTTGGCAGCAAAATTACAACAAGATGTAGGTTTTGCTTCACGCTTTTATCGGGCGATCGCTATTTTATTCTCAGACAGACTGCAAAGCATTATCAATCGGTTTGGTCGTAGCAACTTTGCTCAAAGTCAACCCCTAAGGGACGTGCTGTTTATTTTGAGCGAATTGCATGACAGTGACATTGACTGGATCGTGGGTTGTGGAACTCAGCAAAGAATTCCTGCTCACACCGTACTCATCAATGAAAGAGGAGTTGTGGATGCGCTGTATATTCTACTTGGTGGAACAATGTCTCTGTCTGTTTCTGGTGACTCGCGCAATCCCTTGGCTCGTGCTTTTGCAGCTATAGAGGGTGATGATTTTTCTGGTTTCGAGATAGCGAGATTATCGAAAGGCGAAATCGTGGGAGAAACACCCTTTATCGATGGTCGTTTACCCTCTGCAACGGTCAAAACTCTTGAAGACTCATTTGTGTTGTCGATTTCGCGCCAGCAATTAGCAGCAAAATTACTGCAAGATATCGGTTTTGCATCCCGCTTTTATCGAGTGATTGCAACTTTGCTTTCACATAGATTGCAAGGAATGCTTAGCAGCCTTGGTTATGGTAGGCGGGTTTATAGCAAAGGTCAGCCATTAGATGAAAATGTTGAATATGAGGATGAACTGGATGTCAGTGTTTTAGATCGTATGGCGCTGGCTGGAAAAAGATTTGATTGGATGCAGGGACGCCTAAAAGTAAGTTGA
- a CDS encoding DUF7005 family protein, with the protein MLAQESFRASVLASFAASAKEVEELLAYNQNVFHRNTFTHPVKFPLAPEAHVAAWQEYAVAAIDGAFEALKQRLVQFRFPILEGISQSEAYRAATRKGVPVDGIPEATGLVLKQPEKLQAIVHQSVAGAIPVLVAPNREDFVSLVQALTMRHEPLPVPASMGACIVGGYNNWDRIRSYRQQWKTQNPGNCSESSWAEEFKRLISQKELYQDRFIILSDGPYSNVSAKDVGLEEPEWQRLSLILRLEHECTHYFTHRLFNSMRNNMLDELIADYRGIVAATGHYRADWFLRFVGLESFPNYRKGGRLENYRGQPPLSDGAFKILQTLVKAAAENLERFDAEYADELRTVNGQTFMLMALTHLTLEELASVEASSRIQKTLIKEA; encoded by the coding sequence ATGCTTGCTCAAGAATCATTCCGCGCTAGTGTCCTTGCCAGTTTCGCAGCCAGCGCAAAAGAGGTAGAGGAACTACTGGCTTACAATCAAAACGTCTTTCATCGCAACACGTTTACCCATCCCGTTAAATTTCCACTTGCACCTGAAGCCCATGTGGCAGCTTGGCAGGAGTATGCTGTTGCAGCAATTGACGGAGCATTTGAAGCACTCAAGCAACGGCTTGTGCAGTTCCGGTTTCCCATACTCGAAGGTATCAGCCAAAGTGAGGCATATCGCGCTGCTACCCGTAAGGGCGTTCCAGTGGATGGCATACCAGAGGCGACTGGTTTAGTCTTGAAACAACCTGAGAAACTCCAGGCGATCGTACATCAAAGCGTAGCAGGAGCCATCCCGGTTTTGGTTGCCCCAAATCGAGAGGACTTTGTTTCTCTGGTACAGGCGCTCACCATGCGGCATGAACCACTACCAGTCCCTGCTTCTATGGGAGCATGCATAGTCGGCGGGTACAACAACTGGGACAGGATTCGCTCCTATCGGCAACAATGGAAAACTCAAAATCCCGGCAATTGCTCCGAAAGTAGTTGGGCAGAAGAGTTTAAACGCTTAATCTCACAAAAGGAGCTTTATCAGGATCGGTTCATTATTTTGAGTGACGGTCCCTATAGCAACGTTTCTGCCAAGGACGTGGGACTAGAAGAACCCGAATGGCAGCGCCTATCCCTAATCCTTCGGCTAGAACATGAATGTACCCACTACTTCACACATCGCTTGTTTAACTCAATGCGAAACAATATGCTCGACGAACTCATTGCCGACTACAGAGGCATTGTCGCCGCTACAGGACACTATCGAGCCGATTGGTTCTTGCGCTTTGTGGGGTTGGAGTCGTTTCCCAATTACCGAAAAGGAGGTAGGCTGGAAAACTACCGGGGTCAGCCCCCACTTTCCGATGGCGCTTTTAAGATTCTACAGACGTTAGTGAAAGCTGCCGCAGAAAATTTAGAGCGCTTTGATGCTGAGTATGCAGACGAGTTAAGAACCGTTAATGGTCAAACCTTTATGTTGATGGCACTGACTCATTTGACATTGGAAGAATTGGCTTCTGTTGAGGCCTCCTCACGTATCCAAAAGACCCTTATTAAGGAGGCGTAG
- a CDS encoding MinD/ParA family ATP-binding protein, which translates to MAQIIAVHSFRGGTGKSNLIANVAATMVRQGQRVGIVDTDIQSPGVHVLFGLNEENMNYSLNDYLWGRCDIKDTAHDVSHILMTQGEISTLKGNLYLIPSSIKASEIARVLREGYDVVRLNDGFQELIRCLNLDYLLIDTHPGLNEETLLSIGISHVLIVILRPDHQDFQGTAVTVDVARKLKVPKMLLVVNKVLSAFDFADLRQQVETTYNVPVAGILPLSEEMVQLASKGIFCLSYSEHPISQTVKGIVDEICGLVVSC; encoded by the coding sequence ATGGCACAAATTATAGCTGTTCATTCTTTCCGTGGTGGTACTGGCAAATCAAACTTGATTGCTAACGTTGCTGCTACTATGGTGCGTCAGGGACAACGAGTAGGTATTGTTGATACTGACATTCAGTCACCAGGAGTTCACGTTCTTTTCGGTCTCAACGAGGAAAACATGAACTACTCCCTCAATGACTACCTGTGGGGACGCTGTGATATTAAAGACACTGCTCATGACGTAAGTCATATTCTCATGACACAGGGGGAAATAAGTACGCTAAAAGGTAACCTTTACCTGATTCCCTCTAGTATTAAGGCTAGTGAAATCGCTAGAGTTCTGCGCGAGGGGTATGACGTAGTCCGGCTCAACGATGGTTTTCAAGAACTCATTCGCTGTCTGAACCTAGACTACTTGTTAATTGATACGCACCCCGGTCTTAATGAAGAAACTTTACTTTCCATCGGGATATCTCATGTTCTAATCGTCATTCTACGTCCAGATCACCAAGACTTCCAAGGTACTGCTGTAACAGTGGATGTAGCTCGAAAGCTCAAAGTACCCAAAATGCTGCTAGTGGTTAATAAGGTGTTATCAGCCTTCGATTTTGCCGACTTACGGCAACAAGTTGAGACAACTTATAACGTCCCTGTGGCTGGTATTTTGCCCCTGTCTGAAGAAATGGTACAATTAGCCAGCAAAGGTATCTTCTGCCTAAGTTATTCTGAACATCCCATAAGTCAGACTGTGAAAGGGATTGTTGACGAGATTTGTGGGTTGGTTGTTAGTTGTTAG